From Lewinellaceae bacterium:
CTGGACGCCCTGGAATGGGTGGGACTCACCGACAAAATCGACTCTAAACCCGCTCAACTGTCCGGCGGGGAGGGGCAGCGGGTGGCCATCGCCCGCGCCATGGTGAAGCGCCCGGCCATCCTGCTGGCCGACGAGCCTACCGCCAACCTGGATTCGAAGAACTCCCACCATATCTTACAGACCATGAAACAACTGAACGAAGAACTGCAAACCACCTTCCTCTTCGCCACCCACGACGAAAAAGTGATGGCCTACCTCCGCCGCATTATCTCGCTGGAGGACGGCCGGGTGGTGAAGGATGAGGAGGTGGTTCCCATTAAAATAACATGAGGCTTGGAAATGAAGGATTTTATTGGTTGCGAATAGGTCCAGGTTGGTGTACGTGGTGTACGGTGTACGTGGTGTACGGTGTACGTGGTGTACGGTGTACGTGGTGTACGGTGTACGCGGTGTACGGTGTACGTGGTGTACGGTGTACGTGGTGTACGGTGTACGCGGTGTACGGTGTACGCGGTGTACGGTGTACGCGGTGTACGGTGTACGTGGTGTACGGTGTACGGCGGCGACCCAATCGCACATCGTACACTCTTGAGGCACACCCAGATGCGTACATCGTACACAGATTCCGGCCTCTTTTTAGAGGAAAACATTTATCATTTCCAAACCTCGCCTTTATTAAATGAAAAACGATGTTAGCATTAAAATTGGCATTCAAAAACATCTTCGGCGCCGGCTACCGGACCCTTCTGAACATCGGCGTGCTGTCCTTTGCATTTGTTGTCATTCTTTTTTACAATGGCGTGATCGAAGGATGGAACCAGCAGGCGCGCCGCGACACCATAGAATGGGAGATCGGGCAGGGGCAGCTCTGGTTCCCCGGCTACGACCCGCTCGACTTCTTCTCCTACCAGGACGCTCACGGGCCCATACCCGAAGGCCTGACAGCAGAAGTGGCAGCCGGCAACCTGGCGCCCATCCTGGTGGCGCAGGCCTCTGCTTTCCCGCAGGGGCGCATGCAGGGGGTCCTGCTGAAAGGCATCAGCCCCGGGCAAACCATCCTGAAGATTCCCACGGCCTTGCTCGAAGGCCAGGACGGGCAAATCCCCGCCCTCATCGGCAAGCGGATGGCCCGGTCCTTCAAGATGAAGGAAGGCGATCAACTGCTCCTGCGCTGGCGGGATAAGAACGGCGCCTTCGACGCCCGGGAGGTAACGATCGCCGGAGTGTTCGACTGCAACGTGCCCACCATCGACGGCGGTCAAATCTGGCTGCCGCTGGAGCGCCTGCGGGAAATGCTGGGCATGCCCGGCGAGGCCACCCTGCTCGTGGCAGGAGAAGGTTTCAAGCCCTCCGGCAATACCTCCTGGGAATTCAAAGACCACGACTTCCTGCTGGCCGACCTGAACAAGATCATCCAATCCAAAAAAGGAGGTTCGGGCATCATCTACGGGCTGCTGCTCGTCATTGCCCTGCTGGCCATTTTCGACACCCAGGTCCTGTCGGTTTTCCGGCGGCAGAAGGAGATCGGCACCTACATCGCCCTGGGCATGACCCGCTGGCAGGTGGTGGGCATATTCACCGTGGAAGGCGCCTCCTACAGCATCCTGGCCATCCTGCTGGGCGCGCTTTACGGAGGGCCGTTGCTGTGGTATTTGGCCAAGGTGGGCTGGGCCATGCCCTCCTCCAGCCAGGACATAGGACTTTCCATCGCAGATAAAATCTATCCGGTGTACGGAGTGGGGCTCATCCTGACGACCGTCCTGCTGGTGGTCCTCTCCGCTACCATCGTGAGCTTCTTGCCGGCCCGGAAAATTGCCCGGCTCCATCCAACGGACGCTTTAAAAGGAAAGATCCAATGATCCAGTTCTTGATAAAAGGCATCATCAGAGACAAAAACCGGAGCGTGCTGCCGGTGATCGTCATCTCCATCGGCGTATTCCTCACCGTGCTGTTCAGCGCCTGGTTCAAGGGCATTTTGGGCGACCTGGTCGACGTCAACGCCAATTTTTCCACCGGCCACGTCAAAGTCATGACCCGCGCCTACGCCGACAACGCCGAGCAGATGCCCAACGACCTGGCCCTGCTGGAGGCAGGCCAGCTCATCAGCAGCCTGAGCACGGAATTCCCCGCCCTGGAATGGGTGGAGCGCATCCACTTCGGCGGCCTGCTCGACGTGCCCGGCGAAGATGGGGAGACCCGCGCCCAGGGCATGGCTGCCGGCCAGGCCATCGACTTCTTCACCCCCGGAACGAAAGAACCCGAGCGGATGAACATCCCCGGCTCCATCGTGCAGGGCGGCCTGCCCGATGAGCCGGGAGAAGCCCTGGTCAGCAACGACTTCGCCGAACGCTTTCACATAAAGACCGGCGACCCCATCACCCTCTTCGGCTCCACCATGTACGGAGGCATGGCCTTTGCCAATTTCACGGTGGCGGGCACCGTGCGCTTCGGCATGCGGGCCCTCGACCGGGGCGCCATCCTCATCGACATCACCGACGCCCAGGCCGCCCTCGATATGGCCGATGCGGCCGGGGAAGTGCTCGGGTTCTTTAAGGATGGCCAATACCACAGAGAACAGGCATTGCAGGTGAAAACGGCCTTTAATGCGAAGTACGAGTCCGATACCGGCGAATTTGCCCCCGTGATGCTCCGCCTCAACGACCAGAAAGGGCTGGACGAATACCTGGTCATGATGGATTACGTGGCCGGCGCCATGACCTTCATCTTCATCCTGGCCATGTCGATCGTACTGTGGAACACCGGCCTGCTGGGCGGGCTGCGCCGCTACAACGAATTCGGCATCCGCCTGGCGATGGGGGAAGAAAAGGGCCACATCTACCGCACCCTCATCATCGAATCGCTGGTGATCGGAACGATCGGCTCGGTGGTGGGCACAATATTCGGGCTGGCTGCGGCGTACTACCTGCAGGAATACGGAATAAATTTCGGCTCGGCAGTACAGGGCGGGGGCATGATGATGCCGGAAGTATTCCGCGCCGACATCCGGCCGGAGGCCTTCTACATCGGCTTCATCCCGGGGCTGGTTTCCATGGCGCTGGGCAATGCGCTGTCCGGGATTGGGATTTATAAGCGGCGGACGGCGGTTTTATTTAAGGAGTTAAGTGTTTAACAATTATGAAATTTATGATTTTTGACGTGTGATTTTTGATTTTCGATTTGCCACGCGTGAACCGCACTGAAGTGGCGGCCCGTTGAAGGAACATCGCACATCATTGCCAATAATATGAAAAACATAACCATCCTCTTCTTATCCATCCTATTCTTCGCCTTCGCCGCCCCTCCCGACGCGGATGAAATCCTGAAAAAAGTAGAAGAAAACATGACCTCCGACAACCGGGTGTTCGAATCGGAGATGATCATCCACGGGCGGCGCGGCAGCCGGACGATCACCTCGAAGACGTATTCGGCAGGCGACAAACAGTCCTTCACCGAGTACCTGTCGCCAGCCCGGGAAGCAGGCACTAAGATGCTGAAGCTGGAAAACCAGTTGTGGATTTACTCCCCGTCCACCGACCGCACCATACAGATTTCCGGGCACCTGCTGCGGCAGTCGGTCATGGGCTCCGACCTGTCGTACGAGGACATGATGGACGACCGCAAGCTCACCGACGTTTATTCGGCCAAGCTCATCGGAGAGGAAGTATTGGACGGGCGCAAAACCTACGTACTCGAACTTACCGCCAAGGTGGAGGACGTTGCTTACCACCATCAAAAGATGTGGATCGACACAGAACGCTTCGTGCCGCTGCGCGAAGAGCTTTACGCCAAAAGCGGGCAATTGCTGAAGCGCACCACCCTGTCGGATGTGCAGAAGATACAGGGGCGTTGGTTTCCCACCGTCATCGTATTTAAAGACATGCTAAAACAGGGGGACGGCACGGAATTTCGGATGAAAAGCATTAAATTCGACCAGGAAATTCCGGATTATTTGTTTACGAAGGCAGCATTGAAGCAGTAATCGTGGCGCGATCATCCTGATCGCACGGTTGTTTGAGCGATAAACCATAACATCAATCAAAAACATCATGGCAAAAAAAACGTCCAAATCCTCAAAATCAAAAAGCGCCTGGGGCTGGGTAAAAACCGACCAGCCAGGAAAACCAACCGATGCAGAAAAGGCGAAGGCCACAGCGCTGTTCGAGCCATACGTGCAACACCTGAACGAAACCTTGCCGCCCCTGCAAGAGCCGCAACAGTTCAACCAAGCCGTCCGGGTGGAAGCAAAATGGCGCGGAAGTTTCTTTTACCTGATGAGCCACTACAAGTGCCCGCCAAAACCCGAATATGTCATGGAAGGATTTGAATCGGGCATTGCCCGCCTGACTTACAAATCGCCGGGGGTTTACGACTTGTCGTACTTCCGGCACACGGGGCAGTGGGCTACTATTTTCTATGGCCTGTCTTTGGAGGATTGCTTAGAGCGGATTCAATCAGACCCAACTTTTGATGTTTGACTAGCAGGCCTGCTTTTTTTCGCCAAAACCAACAAATCTGTCGTAGCTTCCCCATCCGGCGCCGTATAAACCTTGCGTTGCAAACCCAGGACCTCCAACCCGTTTTCCTTCAGCCCCTCCGCCAGGAAATCGGCCTGGTGGTAGTGGATGTACATTTGAGCAGCCCCGCCCGAACTGGAGCCCTTCCACCCGGACTGGCTGTAATCCCCCTCCATCGTGCTCAGGTAAAATACGCCGCCGGGCCTCAGCCGGCCGGCCACGTCCCGGATCAGTTTCAGTGCCTCTTCTTTAGACAGGTAAGGCAGGGCGAAGCCGCACACAGCTGCATCAAACTGACGGCCCAATTGGCCAATTTCCCGGCAATCCATTACCCGAAATTCAGCGGCCGGGTTATTGAGCCGGGCCAGTTCGATCATTTTGGCAGACAGGTCGATTCCTAAGATTTTAAAACCAGGGCGTTTTGCAAGCAGGTACTTGGCAATGTTGCCGGGCCCGCAGGCGATGTCCAGGACTTCGGCGTTTTCCGTTTCCACCGCTGCGCAGAATAAGTCCAGGGACTCGCGGTAAAGATTCAGGGCCATGAACTTGTCCTGGTATTGCCGGGCGCAGTTGTCGAAGATTTCTATGGCGATTTTGGTTTTGTCCATAATCCTGAAAGTACCTTTTTTATCTTGTCATAAGTGTGGCGCAATTTCCTGGCCGACGAACAAAAGGGTATTCGTCTGCGGAACGCCAATGTGCAGTTCCCGCATTCCATAGTCACGGTCGAATGGCCCTTTCACTTTAAGGCCTTTCACGTTGTCTTTGACAGAAACCCAAAGTTCGTCAATGTTGTCCACTTCCATATAAAACTCCATTTGCCCAATATCCTTGCCTGCCGGCAGGATATGGATTGTCAGGTTATCTTTTTTGCAAATGGCATATTCCTCTGTTTCCATTACGGGTGAAAAGCCTAAAACAGCCTTGAAAAACCGAGTGGTATCCGCGATATTAAAAGACGGGATCATTGGGCTTATGAACATTGCTTTATACATGGTCCTGTTTTAAACAAATTTGCGATATTGATTGGAGAAATATCATTCGTTAATATCCTTCCCTCCTTTTAGTTTGTCAATATTTGCGGCAACCATGGCCTTTGAGCGATCACCAGGAGCCTGAACCAAGGCTTTATTCGCATAGCCCAGCGCTTTCGCGTAGTCGCCCTTTGCAGAATAGGCATAGGACAATGCATTGTTGACGGCGTAAACTTCGCCGAATTTTGCCCCGGCAGCCAGCATGATATCCAGGGCCCTGTCTTTTCGGTTTTGTTTTATCAATGACCGGCCATAAGCGGCATACTCATTGACATTTGCAATCGTTAATCCTTGATTCATTACAGAATCAGCCTCCGGCAGGCGGTTGAGTTTTTCGTATCCTGTAGCCAGGTTTTGATAAGCATCAAAACCCGTTTGTCCGTAAGGCCGCCCGGTGACCGCTCTTTCAGCCCAGCCCAATGCCTCCTCCATTATTATTTCTTTCTCAAAGCAATACGTGGAGCCGTGAATCAGGTTGGCGCTAAGAAACCCTTTGACCCCTACCACCTGTTCCCGCAACCTGGCAATGACAATATTGTAGACATCCACTTCCACTTTGAATGGCACAGATAGTTTTTCCCATTGCATGGCAATGACACAACTTTTTTCCTGGTGTTCGATAAATTCATACTTCAGCCATTCCACGCTTTTGTCCAAAGTTGCCGGTTTTACCTTCACCCTCAGTACATCATCTTCAGGTTTATAGTAAAAACTGCCCCAGGCTTCCGTTTGCTTAGAAAAGATCAACGTGACACTATCCGCCCCCATGGCCATGAAAAGGGCATAAGAGCCGGCTTTCAAATCTTTGCCTTCTACCTTTACGTCGTGTTCAAAACTGATTATCGTCGCTTCATTGGCGCCTGCCCGCCAGGGGCTGGTATTTTTGCCGGTGATAAAACTGTAGGTGCCGAAGCCATTGGCCACCACCCCTCCCCATATTTTCCCTTCCCGGCCTTTCACTCCCGGCCTCGAGTATTTAATGGTGATGCTGGTAATGCCCACTTCTTCTGAAATGGTTGCCCTGGTATTGCCCCCTTCTCCCGGAAGGTCCATTTGAGCCGTTGCGGCTATACCGATAAGCGTGATAAAGATCGAAAGAATAAGCGATTTCATAGGAGCGTCATTTTTGATTTAATTTCATGCAATAATACTTGATTGCCGAAAGCGGGTAAAGCCGGCGTCAACAAACAGCGGGTTATGGTCAACGAACAGCATAAAAGGGGAAGGATTTGACTAAATTTATCTCATAAATTGCAGCATGAAGACATCAGTCAATAAAGAGCGGTTCAAACTTTATCTTTGGCTCGGAGGCGCTTATCTTTTGCTCTGGCTGTTTATGGACCTGTTCAATAATCCGGAGACCTTTCTGAAAAGAACGGTCAATCACATTTGGCTGATCAGCTATCTCATCGTTTTCAATTTTATTCTTTTTGAGTATACCCTGCCGTTTATAAAGCTGTCCTGGAAAAGAATCCTGGCAGCGCCCTTCCTCCTATTTGCGCACCTCTTATTGTACTCTTTCGGCTTCTACGCTTGGAGGCATATCGGTATCCTGTCGCATATTTATTTCCAGCTGATCATACATCCTTCCCTGCTAAAGGGGGTTGAATATCACGTTCCGTACAGCTTCCTCTCGATCTTTTTTTTTGGAGTGATCCGGCACCTTTACGACTACAGAAAACTAAAGGAAGCGGCGCAGCAACTCCGCATTGAAAAGCAGGAAGCCGAGCTGAATTATCTCAAGTCGCAGACGAACCCCCATTTTTTGTTCAACACCCTGAACAATATCTATTCCCTGGCGAGGGATAAGTCGGACCTGGCGCCGGAATCCATTTTGCGCCTGTCGAAAATACTGCGGTTCATGCTCTACGAAACCGGCGGGGCGTATATTGCGATCGGACAGGAACTGAAAATCATCAGTGATTATATCGCCCTGGAGCAATTGCGGTACGATGAGTCGCTGCGAGTCAACTTTAACTATGATGTGGAAGATAGGAATCAAGCGTTGCCGCCGCTGCTGCTGATCCCGTTGGTTGAAAATGCGTTCAAACATGGGGTTTCAGAGACGAGGGCCGGGCCATTCGTAGATATTCATCTTTCGGTTAAGGATCGGCAGGTGGTATTTTTTGTAAAAAATTCTACGGAAGCATCTCCTGAGGAAGGCGGTGTAAAAGAGAATATCGGCCTTTCCAACCTGAGGCGCCAGCTGGAATTGTTATATGCGGATTTCGATCTTTCTGTTCAACAGGATGAATCCGAGTTTACAGCCATTTTAAAAATCAATCTTGCCAGCCATGCCTAAAGTCAAGTGCATTATCATAGAAGATGAGCCCCTGGCGGTAAAAATTTTATCGGATTATATTTCGCAGGTGCCGTTTCTGGAACTGCAGGGAACCTTTAAGGATGCCATTCTGGCGTCCGATTTCCTGCGGCAGCATGATACCGGCCTGATGTTTTTGGATATCCACCTGCCCAAATTGAAAGGCATGGCCTTTTTAAAAACGCTGGCCCACCCGCCGGCCGTAATCATTACAACCGCTTACCACCAATACGCCGTGGAAGGGTTCGAGCTAAACGTAACCGACTACCTCCTGAAGCCCATTGAGTTCGAGCGTTTTTTGGCCGCCGTGAATAAGGTGAAAACCGCTGAGAAGGAAAAACAGGAAGCCAAAGATTTCATATTCCTGAATGTGCAGAAAAAGAAGGTGAAGATTTTATTCTCAGAGGTCGTTTATGTTGAGAGTCAAAAGGAATACATCAAAATCGTTACCACCAAAAAAGAATACCTTTCCAAAATAAGCACGCATGAAATAGAGGCGCTTTTGCCGGCCGGCCGCTTCAGGCGGATACACCGGTCTTTTATCGTTTCAATCAGTAAGATCGAATCCTATACGGCTGAATCGGTGGAGGTGAATGGGGTTTCTATTCCTATTGGCAGAGGGTACAGGGATTTCATAGAAAACCTGTAGCTCTTGATTTAAGGATTGGAAACGTTTGAAAAAATAATTTCGCCCTTCAGTTCTTTCTATTGTATCCGAATGTCTATGGTTCCGCCGTAATTGCCGTCGATGATCCAGGTGGGCTTGTCGGTCAGTTTCTGCACCGTTGCCCGCCATTCTTCCGGATCCGTTTCCTCCCAGTCCGGCTTCCAGTAGTGCTGGTCCAGATGTAATTGTTTCCCAATCATCGTCTATCGGTTCTGTCCGTGAGTTCTTAACTGTTGCTATTGATTGCAATTTTATTTCCATTTGTTGTCTTTTATAATGACTGCCAACGTCCTGCACATACGGCGTGCCGGCCTAAAGCCGGCATGATCGCTATGTGCCTTGTTAGCTACCGTCCATTTCCTATTAGCCTTTCCATATTGTTGACTAATTGCTCGACATCCTTGATCAGCGGCATTATTTTCTCTTCGCTCACATCCCTGTAGTCCCTATAATCTGCATCCTGCCTCAAGTTGAAGAGTTTATTATATAGTTCTCCATACCGTTTATCCAGTTTACCTCCCCTTATCAGTTCTTTATTGAAGCCTGTTTTTATCCCATTATGAGTCGACGCTTCCATATTATTGGCCACCAGGTAAGCAGAGGCCATATAGAAGCAGGAATAATACAATCTATTGGCTACCGTATTCCAGTGATTCGATTGGCTTAGTATTTTTGCCTCTTCCAACGACTCTTTCGATCTTTTTATCCTGTATTTGGCTAATTCCTCTTTTGAATAACTCATCGTCGGATATTTTGATTACGCCACCAGTTTTCCCTGTTCCTCAATGTTTTTGTAGATCAGCGTTTCTTCATATTTCTTCCATTCTGATCTTTGTTCAATTATTGAGGTGATCACTTCCTCCGATTCCAATTCGATGTCATAGATTCTATTCCTTATCAACTCCTCCTTCTCTGAAGTGGCCGGGCCATCCAGTAAGATCAGAAAATCCCAATCTGAATCAGATCCATAATCTCCTCTCGCTCTCGATCCAAACAAGATTATTTCTGCCTCTTCATCTATCTGGTGTACGGCCTCCTTTACTTGATCCGGTATATCCTTGGTTGTCTTTTCCATATTTCCGCTTCCATTTTCCCGAAATATACACCTATTATACATGCCGCGCAATCCAATCGGCTATCCGTCTAAGACCGGACAGTGATGGCCGGGGTTGTGTACGGTGTACGGACACGGCGGGAACCTTTGAGTGTACGGTGTACGAGGCTGTCCGGTCTTAAAAGGGTAAAGGGTAAATTTAAGAGAAAACCAATCGCAATGAACTGAAAAACAGAACTTTATGAGTGGAAAAATCGAACTCGCTTCTCCTTTTCCCAGGTTTTTAACTAATCTTGAATATCGGGCCTTATCAGTTACTTCTTTGATTACTACCCAGTTTGGTAATTCCCCGTATTCTTCTGCAACTTCTCTGGTTACAATTAATTCAGTAAATGTTTTTTGAAGGATCTCAAATTGGTTAATCTTGTCATACAGTATCAAGCAACTCGTATCCGCAATTATTACCCTCATCTCCTCTTACTTAAAGTTCAATGTCTCCAACTTTTTCAATATCTTCAGCTGTTTCTCCGAATATCGATACCCCATATTTTCCTACCTCCTCTAAAAACTTCCTTCTTGTTATTCCTACTATTTCCGCAGCTTGTCCTGATGACAATATTCCTTGTTCGAACAATGATGCTGCTATTATCATCTTTACCTTATCAAGTTCAACTTCTTCTGGAAGGTTTATGGTTATCGTCTTCATTGTCAATTGTTTATAATTCAACCTAATCTTCTTTGACAACAAGATAACACTTTTTCTCCTCTCTTCAGTTCACTTTGATTTCTTATGCTTGCCGCCAACTAAGGCATATCCGAACCTCCGTCTAGGCACGAGGAAAGAATA
This genomic window contains:
- a CDS encoding ABC transporter permease — translated: MLALKLAFKNIFGAGYRTLLNIGVLSFAFVVILFYNGVIEGWNQQARRDTIEWEIGQGQLWFPGYDPLDFFSYQDAHGPIPEGLTAEVAAGNLAPILVAQASAFPQGRMQGVLLKGISPGQTILKIPTALLEGQDGQIPALIGKRMARSFKMKEGDQLLLRWRDKNGAFDAREVTIAGVFDCNVPTIDGGQIWLPLERLREMLGMPGEATLLVAGEGFKPSGNTSWEFKDHDFLLADLNKIIQSKKGGSGIIYGLLLVIALLAIFDTQVLSVFRRQKEIGTYIALGMTRWQVVGIFTVEGASYSILAILLGALYGGPLLWYLAKVGWAMPSSSQDIGLSIADKIYPVYGVGLILTTVLLVVLSATIVSFLPARKIARLHPTDALKGKIQ
- a CDS encoding FtsX-like permease family protein; its protein translation is MIQFLIKGIIRDKNRSVLPVIVISIGVFLTVLFSAWFKGILGDLVDVNANFSTGHVKVMTRAYADNAEQMPNDLALLEAGQLISSLSTEFPALEWVERIHFGGLLDVPGEDGETRAQGMAAGQAIDFFTPGTKEPERMNIPGSIVQGGLPDEPGEALVSNDFAERFHIKTGDPITLFGSTMYGGMAFANFTVAGTVRFGMRALDRGAILIDITDAQAALDMADAAGEVLGFFKDGQYHREQALQVKTAFNAKYESDTGEFAPVMLRLNDQKGLDEYLVMMDYVAGAMTFIFILAMSIVLWNTGLLGGLRRYNEFGIRLAMGEEKGHIYRTLIIESLVIGTIGSVVGTIFGLAAAYYLQEYGINFGSAVQGGGMMMPEVFRADIRPEAFYIGFIPGLVSMALGNALSGIGIYKRRTAVLFKELSV
- a CDS encoding outer membrane lipoprotein-sorting protein, with the translated sequence MKNITILFLSILFFAFAAPPDADEILKKVEENMTSDNRVFESEMIIHGRRGSRTITSKTYSAGDKQSFTEYLSPAREAGTKMLKLENQLWIYSPSTDRTIQISGHLLRQSVMGSDLSYEDMMDDRKLTDVYSAKLIGEEVLDGRKTYVLELTAKVEDVAYHHQKMWIDTERFVPLREELYAKSGQLLKRTTLSDVQKIQGRWFPTVIVFKDMLKQGDGTEFRMKSIKFDQEIPDYLFTKAALKQ
- a CDS encoding class I SAM-dependent methyltransferase, encoding MDKTKIAIEIFDNCARQYQDKFMALNLYRESLDLFCAAVETENAEVLDIACGPGNIAKYLLAKRPGFKILGIDLSAKMIELARLNNPAAEFRVMDCREIGQLGRQFDAAVCGFALPYLSKEEALKLIRDVAGRLRPGGVFYLSTMEGDYSQSGWKGSSSGGAAQMYIHYHQADFLAEGLKENGLEVLGLQRKVYTAPDGEATTDLLVLAKKSRPASQTSKVGSD
- a CDS encoding DUF2911 domain-containing protein — translated: MKSLILSIFITLIGIAATAQMDLPGEGGNTRATISEEVGITSITIKYSRPGVKGREGKIWGGVVANGFGTYSFITGKNTSPWRAGANEATIISFEHDVKVEGKDLKAGSYALFMAMGADSVTLIFSKQTEAWGSFYYKPEDDVLRVKVKPATLDKSVEWLKYEFIEHQEKSCVIAMQWEKLSVPFKVEVDVYNIVIARLREQVVGVKGFLSANLIHGSTYCFEKEIIMEEALGWAERAVTGRPYGQTGFDAYQNLATGYEKLNRLPEADSVMNQGLTIANVNEYAAYGRSLIKQNRKDRALDIMLAAGAKFGEVYAVNNALSYAYSAKGDYAKALGYANKALVQAPGDRSKAMVAANIDKLKGGKDINE
- a CDS encoding histidine kinase, with the protein product MKTSVNKERFKLYLWLGGAYLLLWLFMDLFNNPETFLKRTVNHIWLISYLIVFNFILFEYTLPFIKLSWKRILAAPFLLFAHLLLYSFGFYAWRHIGILSHIYFQLIIHPSLLKGVEYHVPYSFLSIFFFGVIRHLYDYRKLKEAAQQLRIEKQEAELNYLKSQTNPHFLFNTLNNIYSLARDKSDLAPESILRLSKILRFMLYETGGAYIAIGQELKIISDYIALEQLRYDESLRVNFNYDVEDRNQALPPLLLIPLVENAFKHGVSETRAGPFVDIHLSVKDRQVVFFVKNSTEASPEEGGVKENIGLSNLRRQLELLYADFDLSVQQDESEFTAILKINLASHA
- a CDS encoding response regulator transcription factor, whose protein sequence is MPKVKCIIIEDEPLAVKILSDYISQVPFLELQGTFKDAILASDFLRQHDTGLMFLDIHLPKLKGMAFLKTLAHPPAVIITTAYHQYAVEGFELNVTDYLLKPIEFERFLAAVNKVKTAEKEKQEAKDFIFLNVQKKKVKILFSEVVYVESQKEYIKIVTTKKEYLSKISTHEIEALLPAGRFRRIHRSFIVSISKIESYTAESVEVNGVSIPIGRGYRDFIENL
- a CDS encoding HEPN domain-containing protein: MSYSKEELAKYRIKRSKESLEEAKILSQSNHWNTVANRLYYSCFYMASAYLVANNMEASTHNGIKTGFNKELIRGGKLDKRYGELYNKLFNLRQDADYRDYRDVSEEKIMPLIKDVEQLVNNMERLIGNGR
- a CDS encoding nucleotidyltransferase domain-containing protein: MEKTTKDIPDQVKEAVHQIDEEAEIILFGSRARGDYGSDSDWDFLILLDGPATSEKEELIRNRIYDIELESEEVITSIIEQRSEWKKYEETLIYKNIEEQGKLVA
- a CDS encoding UPF0175 family protein: MKTITINLPEEVELDKVKMIIAASLFEQGILSSGQAAEIVGITRRKFLEEVGKYGVSIFGETAEDIEKVGDIEL